One Paralichthys olivaceus isolate ysfri-2021 chromosome 8, ASM2471397v2, whole genome shotgun sequence genomic region harbors:
- the LOC109645361 gene encoding uncharacterized protein isoform X2 → MAAWCRILVVLLFFLVWTEHSFADVDQNQLTLLVKGILREYKVNRMFSLAMSIPENQNQNQNQKQKQKQNKNQNQNKNQNQNKNQNQKQKQNQNQNQNKKQNQKQNQNQNKNHNQNQKQNQNQNQKQNQNQNQNQNQNLNKNQNQNKKQNQNQNKNHNQNQNQKQNQNKNQNQNQNKNHNQNQNQKQKQNQNQKQNQNQNQKQNQNQNQKQKQNQNQKQNQNQNVNQIIQEVLKSDPADNVKNTINSDEVYVGSRVVAAGVLKQTKDHAESRVVDQLDKLFNSPQVNDQDLLLFYVYASPCVEKCTNDKHPVNILDRINHIRKWKHYAVVFSKIFKPRSGEENTVAERTEALQQLANYQGHQGPIGQDNIFRCDQNNQCVRCFRNGVVEHYCVSDDPQPVTGQIKTSASRYTRPQPGGSSLQTGVNMNTGRGRGMNKQRGGREVRDVSGNTGDGSSQGILESNQGAEDDGKGSDLSRADDESSSQIGFDFGDGNGKVRGGKGKKGKVRGGKRKKGKGRGRKGKKGKGRGGKRKKGKGRGRKGKKGKWSRRGRRRNRTRGRRPGLDQVWFFEK, encoded by the exons ATGGCCGCCTGGTGTCGGATCCTGGTCGTGCTCCTGTTCTTCCTCGTGTGGACTGAACACAGTTTTGCTGATGTGGATCAGAACCAACTCACATTGTTGGTAAAAGGCATCTTGAGAGA GTACAAGGTAAATCGCATGTTCAGTCTGGCCATGAGCATCCCtgagaaccagaaccagaaccagaaccagaagcagaagcagaagcagaacaagaaccagaaccagaacaagaaccagaaccagaacaagaaccagaaccagaagcagaagcagaaccagaaccagaaccagaacaaGAAGCAGAACCAGAagcagaaccagaaccagaacaaGAACCACAACCAGAACCAGAagcagaaccagaaccagaaccagaagcagaaccagaaccagaaccagaaccagaaccagaacctgaacaagaaccagaaccagaacaagaagcagaaccagaaccagaacaaGAACcacaaccagaaccagaaccagaagcAGAACCAGAAcaagaaccagaaccagaaccagaacaaGAACcacaaccagaaccagaaccagaagcagaagcagaaccagaaccagaagcagaaccagaaccagaaccagaagcagaaccagaaccagaaccagaagcagaagcagaaccagaaccagaagcagaaccagaaccagaacgtTAACCAAATCATCCAAGAAGTCTTGAAAAGTGACCCTGCTGACAACGTGAAGAACACGATCAACAGTGATGAAGTGTACGTCGGCAGTAGGGTGGTTGCAGCCGGAGTTCTGAAACAGACGAAGGATCATGCGGAGTCACGCGTTGTGGACCAGTTGGACAAGTTGTTCAACAGTCCTCAAGTCAATGATCAGGATTTGTTGCTTTTCTATGTTTATGCCTCCCCATGTGttgaaaaatgtacaaatgatAAACACCCGGTAAACATCCTCGACAGGATCAATCACATTCGGAAATGGAAACATTACGCAGTTGTGTTTTCTAAAATATTCAAACCCAGAAGTGGTGAGGAGAACACGGTGGCAGAGCGCACTGAAGCTCTTCAGCAACTCGCAAACTACCAAGGTCATCAAGGTCCAATTGGTCAAGACAACATATTCCGCTGTGACCAGAATAATCAGTGCGTCAGGTGCTTTCGTAACGGTGTGGTTGAACACTACTGTGTTTCAGATGATCCGCAGCCTGTTACCGGCCAAATCAAGACTTCCGCTTCCAGATACACTCGGCCTCAGCCAGGTGGCTCCTCCTTGCAGACGGGTGTTAACATGAATACAGGTCGAGGGCGGGGCATGAATAAACAACGGGGGGGCAGAGAGGTAAGGGACGTCAGTGGTAATACAGGCGACGGCTCTTCACAAGGTATCTTAGAGAGCAACCAGGGAGCTGAGGATGATGGGAAAGGAA GTGATTTAAGTAGAGCAGACGATGAATCGTCCTCACAAATAGGCTTCGATTTTGGCGATGGAAATGGAAAAGTGAGAGgagggaaaggaaagaaaggaaaagtgagaggagggaaaagaaagaaaggaaaagggagaggaaggaaaggaaagaaaggaaaagggagaggagggaaaagaaagaaaggaaaagggagaggaaggaaaggaaagaaaggaaagtggAGCAGacgaggaaggaggagaaaccGAACACGTGGTAGACGACCAGGTTTGGACCAGGTTTGGTTTTTTGAGAAGTAA
- the LOC109645361 gene encoding uncharacterized protein isoform X1: protein MAAWCRILVVLLFFLVWTEHSFADVDQNQLTLLVKGILREYKVNRMFSLAMSIPENQNQNQNQKQKQKQNKNQNQNKNQNQNKNQNQKQKQNQNQNQNKKQNQKQNQNQNKNHNQNQKQNQNQNQKQNQNQNQNQNQNLNKNQNQNKKQNQNQNKNHNQNQNQKQNQNKNQNQNQNKNHNQNQNQKQKQNQNQKQNQNQNQKQNQNQNQKQKQNQNQKQNQNQNVNQIIQEVLKSDPADNVKNTINSDEVYVGSRVVAAGVLKQTKDHAESRVVDQLDKLFNSPQVNDQDLLLFYVYASPCVEKCTNDKHPVNILDRINHIRKWKHYAVVFSKIFKPRSGEENTVAERTEALQQLANYQGHQGPIGQDNIFRCDQNNQCVRCFRNGVVEHYCVSDDPQPVTGQIKTSASRYTRPQPGGSSLQTGVNMNTGRGRGMNKQRGGREVRDVSGNTGDGSSQGILESNQGAEDDGKGSEVATGEGVSLSQTGSDDGKGGDLSRADDESSSQIGFDFGDGNGKVRGGKGKKGKVRGGKRKKGKGRGRKGKKGKGRGGKRKKGKGRGRKGKKGKWSRRGRRRNRTRGRRPGLDQVWFFEK, encoded by the exons ATGGCCGCCTGGTGTCGGATCCTGGTCGTGCTCCTGTTCTTCCTCGTGTGGACTGAACACAGTTTTGCTGATGTGGATCAGAACCAACTCACATTGTTGGTAAAAGGCATCTTGAGAGA GTACAAGGTAAATCGCATGTTCAGTCTGGCCATGAGCATCCCtgagaaccagaaccagaaccagaaccagaagcagaagcagaagcagaacaagaaccagaaccagaacaagaaccagaaccagaacaagaaccagaaccagaagcagaagcagaaccagaaccagaaccagaacaaGAAGCAGAACCAGAagcagaaccagaaccagaacaaGAACCACAACCAGAACCAGAagcagaaccagaaccagaaccagaagcagaaccagaaccagaaccagaaccagaaccagaacctgaacaagaaccagaaccagaacaagaagcagaaccagaaccagaacaaGAACcacaaccagaaccagaaccagaagcAGAACCAGAAcaagaaccagaaccagaaccagaacaaGAACcacaaccagaaccagaaccagaagcagaagcagaaccagaaccagaagcagaaccagaaccagaaccagaagcagaaccagaaccagaaccagaagcagaagcagaaccagaaccagaagcagaaccagaaccagaacgtTAACCAAATCATCCAAGAAGTCTTGAAAAGTGACCCTGCTGACAACGTGAAGAACACGATCAACAGTGATGAAGTGTACGTCGGCAGTAGGGTGGTTGCAGCCGGAGTTCTGAAACAGACGAAGGATCATGCGGAGTCACGCGTTGTGGACCAGTTGGACAAGTTGTTCAACAGTCCTCAAGTCAATGATCAGGATTTGTTGCTTTTCTATGTTTATGCCTCCCCATGTGttgaaaaatgtacaaatgatAAACACCCGGTAAACATCCTCGACAGGATCAATCACATTCGGAAATGGAAACATTACGCAGTTGTGTTTTCTAAAATATTCAAACCCAGAAGTGGTGAGGAGAACACGGTGGCAGAGCGCACTGAAGCTCTTCAGCAACTCGCAAACTACCAAGGTCATCAAGGTCCAATTGGTCAAGACAACATATTCCGCTGTGACCAGAATAATCAGTGCGTCAGGTGCTTTCGTAACGGTGTGGTTGAACACTACTGTGTTTCAGATGATCCGCAGCCTGTTACCGGCCAAATCAAGACTTCCGCTTCCAGATACACTCGGCCTCAGCCAGGTGGCTCCTCCTTGCAGACGGGTGTTAACATGAATACAGGTCGAGGGCGGGGCATGAATAAACAACGGGGGGGCAGAGAGGTAAGGGACGTCAGTGGTAATACAGGCGACGGCTCTTCACAAGGTATCTTAGAGAGCAACCAGGGAGCTGAGGATGATGGGAAAGGAAGTGAGGTTGCGACCGGTGAAGGTGTCTCTCTATCACAAACGGGTTCGGATGATGGCAAAGGAGGTGATTTAAGTAGAGCAGACGATGAATCGTCCTCACAAATAGGCTTCGATTTTGGCGATGGAAATGGAAAAGTGAGAGgagggaaaggaaagaaaggaaaagtgagaggagggaaaagaaagaaaggaaaagggagaggaaggaaaggaaagaaaggaaaagggagaggagggaaaagaaagaaaggaaaagggagaggaaggaaaggaaagaaaggaaagtggAGCAGacgaggaaggaggagaaaccGAACACGTGGTAGACGACCAGGTTTGGACCAGGTTTGGTTTTTTGAGAAGTAA